One Loxodonta africana isolate mLoxAfr1 chromosome 4, mLoxAfr1.hap2, whole genome shotgun sequence genomic region harbors:
- the RESF1 gene encoding retroelement silencing factor 1 isoform X1, with translation MNWNAKPESATMPSSYPKSQSSFLQQALINPLASASQNYFNYPGSNQEACMYSSNSVPISQPLLNIKNYTAPQQISVSDMLNGTSMASQTSVERKTYTNAQGPKQLNHNLQMTSGVTQNARLNSQVRNPMLSHTGASVVSNQTGVTVVSNQTGFGANRSNINTLQNQFVPSDTYSLQLQTIPSNSVRVPVTYQGNQGLNPSLPEQQVDWGHHHTANGLAFPDNRSLPKQYCYSQQSFLQDTTLQKRNPMLSALLEVKNSQFTNPALCLQSQQNVPVQSQQYAVTQIDNRPPPPSYDCIYARHPLQNTQQVSKHLPMEVPQNQETHLSEILKDLFSGFQQQWQNPDKEVRTIGNFSSLKVNGNVNQPANKPVRSLVDGVQTFAQNNQDKRMDSGTSTSNPVLDTNVTKEGLVRDFKKLVNTRKKLLELARKIKINQNLLMAAGCSKATNTSHGESAQNSELSLKQTSRIQSGLQVTPVTPGISGCQPSTVMKSAEETNRTRCTLNSSIQEMNCKKFNQDNSILLNSGCSEKLPMPDQSHNLQALTSLKTSAVEITQTTLNNTQFSSENVRGDQNLPTNPETVPAPQSVLFQEYVSKYPNKNTLLRFLMPEDKTENKSIQNGNETIQDPKPKSFEINQNTHITGNLPNLKTMETQCTSNENTKVSDKSFFLDLKSSTNGISSKSDSHCSMELLATCLSLWKKQPSEPAEEKQDNESRTNRITICISKPAEVCEKSPCTVVGGSHNKTLNNVEQETTLPMGVQNYESSGASITKGSELQIAVVSPLILSNIKTISFKGLTREALLKTMYPVIKEGSVCSLQDQLTENTSITPLKPNVNELVASTTSSTKVSPLIQKAKQDKSTNCNSEGVPNTNQGKHIESKLDVHTLANVDISIYPDVSGSHQVLDESRGSTVVSGDTLQIVNICSLVEGDVSYNSQIAKIFNSPSLDKVEPQKPCLPDHQVISCRQQKEQLDKTTENENFNFQKEKIVQVTDVSPMITDQPESLLPSEPSLKYVKANGEAIEENKLECITNKEIMTSDVYSSAVIQQGSPEIDTPCNYIAQDPTSNEILNDDTSVLYLHDQLSELLKEFPYGIEAVNSREGSVGQQITEQVTKDQSCDKTVSDSQDSTSTDQIKITIMSSEQMKELFPEQVDQLSDDDKFREPQKEKPIMKVESQYDPKAHPEGESHDSVVSNLQKDDIHCCALGWLSMIYDGVPQCQCNSIKNLATKEEKTKDQCSPLETNKCRQEERTSDRDIPDAECNSAPSKDLKAPLTLPDGKNCFPEIKQENVRDNTKTKHNNSLKTGKELPSQFSSVCDKKLDPLQSHKRKRKLQFHEVTFHSSNKLMKFCEQDTRESLQKKHIAQNSRPLKAKTVILTNKNRDLYKKNGSLIQTISPEKIKLKFRAGGSRYKLLENRKIDQGNIFDIERKKKKHDKREQSKNAGSSFKLCNSLSNSNERTSIKEKTVSIEVKSTNLEINIHRSLMKSSNSNIKSSDSKDMSCKILTPKEYLQRQKHKEAMGNKVSKKNCVIEKIKNVPCTSEYITLTRHSTGIESCRKSNEKHGSIAQTSKESLNFLTSHGKTVKIHHSEESKIHTSSKNMKGTVGGKQPDKIWMDKTKTDKHLADINNEGEFSQMTQQAMDQRKQYLNRVAFKCTERESICLSKLDNSLRKPKNGTERSQENKPKSFIPVKDATEKPTMLEFKLCPDALLENRNFGEEGKKLKPPPRKEQAPVQVSGIKSTKEAWLKCVNTEKRMREASQKIDKNVLPKSKLPKRSVSADGLETLQNTVKDSKAMFQTYKKMYMEKRSRSLGNSP, from the exons ATGAATTGGAATGCAAAACCGGAGAGTGCTACGATGCCATCTTCATATCCTAAAAGCCAGTCATCTTTTTTGCAGCAGGCTTTAATAAACCCACTTGCCTCAGCATCTCAAAATTATTTCAACTATCCTGGAAGTAACCAAGAAGCATGCATGTATTCCAGTAATTCAGTTCCGATTTCACAGCCGCTGCTCAACATCAAAAATTATACAGCTCCTCAACAAATCTCTGTTTCTGATATGCTTAATGGGACAAGTATGGCCTCACAAACTTCTGTAGAaagaaaaacatacacaaatgCTCAAGGACCCAAACAACTAAATCACAATTTGCAAATGACTTCAGGAGTTACACAAAATGCACGGTTGAACTCACAAGTGAGGAATCCTATGCTTTCTCATACAGGAGCATCTGTTGTATCTAATCAAACTGGGGTAACTGTTGTATCTAAtcagactggttttggagctaaTAGGTCCAACATTAATACACTACAGAATCAATTTGTACCATCAGATACCTATTCTCTGCAGCTACAGACAATCCCTTCTAATTCTGTAAGAGTTCCTGTAACTTACCAAGGAAATCAAGGACTTAACCCATCTTTACCAGAGCAACAAGTTGACTGGGGACACCACCATACAGCTAATGGATTGGCATTTCCAGACAACAGATCACTTCCAAAGCAATACTGTTACTCACAGCAAAGCTTTTTGCAAGATACTACACTTCAGAAACGAAACCCCATGCTATCTGCGTTGTTAGAAGTTAAAAATAGTCAGTTTACAAATCCTGCACTGTGTTTGCAGTCACAGCAGAATGTACCTGTACAGTCACAGCAATATGCAGTTACTCAAATTGATAATAGACCCCCTCCTCCTAGTTATGACTGTATATATGCAAGGCACCCTTTGCAGAATACTCAGCAAGTTAGTAAACACTTACCTATGGAAGTTCCTCAAAATCAAGAAACACACTTATCTGAAATACTGAAAGACCTTTTTAGTGGCTTTCAGCAACAGTGGCAAAACCCTGATAAAGAAGTCAGGACGATTGGAAATTTTAGTAGTTTGAAAGTAAATGGCAATGTAAATCAGCCTGCTAATAAGCCAGTTAGATCTCTTGTGGATGGTGTTCAGACTTTTGCTCAAAATAATCAAGATAAAAGAATGGATTCTGGCACTTCAACCTCAAATCCAGTACTGGACACAAATGTCACAAAAGAAGGATTAGTGcgtgattttaaaaaattggtaaaCACAAGAAAGAAACTGTTGGAGCTTgcaagaaaaatcaaaataaatcaaaatcttttgatggcagcaggttgtAGTAAAGCAACTAATACCTCTCATGGTGAATCAGCTCAGAATTCTGAATTATCTCTGAAACAGACTTCCAGAATTCAGTCAGGGCTGCAGGTAACCCCAGTAACTCCAGGGATTTCAGGATGTCAGCCATCAACTGTAATGAAATCTGCAGAAGAAACAAATAGAACGCGGTGTACGTTGAATTCCAGTATTCAGGAAATGAATTGCAAAAAGTTTAACCAAGACAATTCTATTTTACTAAATTCTGGCTGTTCGGAAAAGTTGCCAATGCCAGACCAGTCTCATAATTTGCAAGCTTTAACTTCTTTAAAGACATCAGCTGTTGAGATTACCCAGACAACGTTAAATAATACCCAGTTTTCATCAGAAAATGTCAGAGGTGACCAAAATCTGCCAACAAATCCTGAAACAGTTCCTGCCCCTCAGTCAGTGCTTTTTCAGGAATATGTTTCAAAATATCCAAATAAAAATACCCTACTCCGATTCCTTATGCCTGAAGATAAAACTGAGAATAAATCAATACAAAATGGTAATGAAACTATTcaagaccctaaaccaaagagtTTTGAAATTAATCAGAATACCCACATCACTGGTAACctaccaaatttgaaaaccatgGAAACTCAGTGTACTTCTAATGAAAATACCAAGGTTTCAGACAAGTCTTTTTTTCTTGATCTTAAATCCTCGACAAATGGAATATCTTCTAAAAGTGACAGTCACTGTTCCATGGAATTGCTAGCAACATGTCTTTCTCTGTGGAAAAAGCAGCCTTCAGAGCctgcagaagaaaaacaggataaCGAGTCCAGAACAAACAGAATAACAATTTGCATTTCAAAACCTGCAGAAGTCTGTGAGAAGAGTCCTTGCACAGTTGTAGGAGGTTCTCACAATAAAACGTTAAATAATGTAGAACAAGAAACAACTTTGCCAATGGGAGTGCAGAATTATGAGTCTTCAGGTGCAAGTATAACAAAGGGATCAGAACTTCAGATTGCTGTGGTGTCACCTTTAATTCTTTCAAATATCAAAACAATATCTTTCAAGGGACTAACACGTGAAGCGTTACTTAAAACAATGTATCCAGTTATTAAAGAAGGTAGTGTTTGTAGCTTACAAGATCAGCTGACAGAAAATACAAGCATAACTCCTTTGAAACCAAATGTTAATGAACTGGTAGCAAGTACTACATCATCAACTAAGGTTTCTCCACTAATTCAGAAGGCAAAGCAGGACAAGTCAACTAATTGTAATTCAGAAGGTGTACCTAATACCAATCAGGGAAAGCATATCGAATCAAAATTGGATGTCCACACTTTGGCAAATGTAGATATCTCAATCTATCCAGATGTGAGCGGCAGTCACCAAGTCTTGGATGAATCAAGGGGCAGCACTGTTGTGAGTGGTGATACATTACAGATTGTCAACATTTGTTCTCTTGTTGAAGGTGATGTATCTTATAATTCCCAAATAGCAAAGATATTCAACTCTCCCTCTTTGGATAAGGTTGAGCCACAGAAACCTTGTTTGCCTGATCATCAAGTGATTAGTTGTAGGCAACAGAAAGAACAATTAGATAAAACTACAGAAAATGAAAACTTTAATTTTCAAAAAGAGAAGATTGTACAGGTCACAGATGTTTCCCCTATGATAACTGATCAGCCAGAGTCATTGCTACCTTCAGAACCATCATTGAAGTATGTTAAAGCAAATGGAGAAGCCATAGAGGAAAACAAATTGGAATGTATCACTAACAAAGAAATCATGACTAGCGATGTGTATTCTTCAGCTGTTATTCAACAGGGTAGTCCAGAAATTGATACACCCTGCAATTATATTGCTCAAGATCCTACAAGCAATGAGATTCTCAATGATGATACATCCGTCTTATACCTACACGATCAGCTGTCAGAACTTTTAAAAGAGTTTCCATATGGGATTGAAGCTGTAAACTCACGTGAAGGTTCTGTGGGCCAACAAATAACAGAGCAAGTaacaaaagatcaaagttgtGACAAAACTGTTTCTGATTCCCAAGACTCAACATCAACAGACCAGATAAAAATTACAATAATGAGCTCAGAGCAGATGAAAGAATTATTTCCTGAACAGGTTGATCAACTCAGTGATGATGACAAATTCAGAGAACCTCAGAAGGAAAAGCCTATCATGAAAGTAGAGAGCCAGTATGATCCAAAAGCACATCCAGAAGGAGAAAGTCATGACTCTGTAGTATCGAACTTACAGAAAGACGATATCCATTGCTGCGCATTGGGTTGGCTCTCTATGATTTATGATGGAGTACCGCAATGTCAGTGTAATTccattaagaacttggctacaaaggaagaaaaaacaaaagatcaGTGTTCCCCTTTGGAGACCAACAAGTGTAGACAAGAAGAGAGAACCTCTGATAGAGACATCCCTGATGCTGAATGTAATAGTGCTCCAAGTAAGGATCTGAAGGCTCCTCTGACTCTTCCAGATGGGAAGAATTGTTTTCCTGAAATAAAACAAGAGAATGTAAGAGataacaccaaaacaaaacataataaCTCActaaagacaggaaaagaattgCCTAGTCAGTTTTCATCTGTGTGTGATAAAAAACTAGATCCCTTGCAAagtcacaaaagaaaaagaaaacttcagttCCATGAGGTAACTTTTCACTCCAGTAACAAATTGATGAAATTTTGTGAGCAAGATACTCGAGAAAGCCTGCAGAAGAAACACATAGCACAAAACTCACGCCCACTAAAAGCAAAGACAGTTATTTTGACAAATAAAAATAGAGATCTGTACAAGAAGAATGGTTCTTTGATACAGACAATATCACCAGAAAAGATAAAATTGAAATTCAGAGCGGGTGGCTCCAGATACAAACTTTTGGAAAACAGGAAGATAGACCAAGGAAACATATTTGatatagagagaaagaagaagaaacatgATAAACGAGAGCAGAGTAAAAATGCAGGAAGTTCGTTCAAATTATGTAATTCTTTGTCAAACTCAAATGAAAGAACCAGTATTAAAGAAAAGACAGTATCAATAGAGGTAAAATCTACGAACCTGGAAATCAATATCCACAGAAGTTTAATGAAATCTTCAAATTCAAATATTAAGTCCTCAGACTCAAAGGATATGTCATGTAAAATTTTAACACCAAAGGAATATTTACAAAGGCAAAAGCATAAAGAAGCAATGGGTAACAAGGTGTCAAAGAAAAACTGTGTAattgagaaaattaaaaatgtgCCATGTACTTCTGAATACATAACTCTTACTAGACATTCCACAGGAATAGAAAGTTGTAGGAAATCAAATGAGAAACATGGTAGCATTGCACAGACTTCAAAAGAATCATTAAATTTTTTAACAAGCCATGGTAAAACCGTCAAAATCCACCATTCTGAGGAGTCTAAAATACACACAAGTTCAAAGAATATGAAAGGAACAGTTGGTGGAAAGCAACCTGATAAAATTTGgatggataaaaccaaaacagaCAAGCACTTAGCCGATATAAATAATGAAGGTGAATTCAGTCAAATGACTCAACAAGCAATGGATCAAAGGAAACAATACCTGAACAGAGTCGCATTTAAATGCACTGAACGGGAAAGCATTTGTCTCTCAAAATTAGACAATTCCCTCAGGAAGCCTAAAAATGGCACCGAGAGGAGCCAGGAAAATAAACCTAAAAGCTTTATACCCGTGAAAGATGCCACAGAGAAGCCGACAATGCTGGAGTTTAAGTTGTGCCCAGATGCACTGCTTGAGAATAGAAACTTTGGCGAAGAAGGGAAGAAGCTGAAGCCTCCTCCTAGGAAAGAACAAGCACCTGTACAAG TTTCAGGAATAAAAAGTACAAAAGAAGCTTGGCTAAAATGTGTTAACACGGAGAAAAGGATGCGGGAAGCCAGCCAAAAAATAG
- the RESF1 gene encoding retroelement silencing factor 1 isoform X2, with the protein MNWNAKPESATMPSSYPKSQSSFLQQALINPLASASQNYFNYPGSNQEACMYSSNSVPISQPLLNIKNYTAPQQISVSDMLNGTSMASQTSVERKTYTNAQGPKQLNHNLQMTSGVTQNARLNSQVRNPMLSHTGASVVSNQTGVTVVSNQTGFGANRSNINTLQNQFVPSDTYSLQLQTIPSNSVRVPVTYQGNQGLNPSLPEQQVDWGHHHTANGLAFPDNRSLPKQYCYSQQSFLQDTTLQKRNPMLSALLEVKNSQFTNPALCLQSQQNVPVQSQQYAVTQIDNRPPPPSYDCIYARHPLQNTQQVSKHLPMEVPQNQETHLSEILKDLFSGFQQQWQNPDKEVRTIGNFSSLKVNGNVNQPANKPVRSLVDGVQTFAQNNQDKRMDSGTSTSNPVLDTNVTKEGLVRDFKKLVNTRKKLLELARKIKINQNLLMAAGCSKATNTSHGESAQNSELSLKQTSRIQSGLQVTPVTPGISGCQPSTVMKSAEETNRTRCTLNSSIQEMNCKKFNQDNSILLNSGCSEKLPMPDQSHNLQALTSLKTSAVEITQTTLNNTQFSSENVRGDQNLPTNPETVPAPQSVLFQEYVSKYPNKNTLLRFLMPEDKTENKSIQNGNETIQDPKPKSFEINQNTHITGNLPNLKTMETQCTSNENTKVSDKSFFLDLKSSTNGISSKSDSHCSMELLATCLSLWKKQPSEPAEEKQDNESRTNRITICISKPAEVCEKSPCTVVGGSHNKTLNNVEQETTLPMGVQNYESSGASITKGSELQIAVVSPLILSNIKTISFKGLTREALLKTMYPVIKEGSVCSLQDQLTENTSITPLKPNVNELVASTTSSTKVSPLIQKAKQDKSTNCNSEGVPNTNQGKHIESKLDVHTLANVDISIYPDVSGSHQVLDESRGSTVVSGDTLQIVNICSLVEGDVSYNSQIAKIFNSPSLDKVEPQKPCLPDHQVISCRQQKEQLDKTTENENFNFQKEKIVQVTDVSPMITDQPESLLPSEPSLKYVKANGEAIEENKLECITNKEIMTSDVYSSAVIQQGSPEIDTPCNYIAQDPTSNEILNDDTSVLYLHDQLSELLKEFPYGIEAVNSREGSVGQQITEQVTKDQSCDKTVSDSQDSTSTDQIKITIMSSEQMKELFPEQVDQLSDDDKFREPQKEKPIMKVESQYDPKAHPEGESHDSVVSNLQKDDIHCCALGWLSMIYDGVPQCQCNSIKNLATKEEKTKDQCSPLETNKCRQEERTSDRDIPDAECNSAPSKDLKAPLTLPDGKNCFPEIKQENVRDNTKTKHNNSLKTGKELPSQFSSVCDKKLDPLQSHKRKRKLQFHEVTFHSSNKLMKFCEQDTRESLQKKHIAQNSRPLKAKTVILTNKNRDLYKKNGSLIQTISPEKIKLKFRAGGSRYKLLENRKIDQGNIFDIERKKKKHDKREQSKNAGSSFKLCNSLSNSNERTSIKEKTVSIEVKSTNLEINIHRSLMKSSNSNIKSSDSKDMSCKILTPKEYLQRQKHKEAMGNKVSKKNCVIEKIKNVPCTSEYITLTRHSTGIESCRKSNEKHGSIAQTSKESLNFLTSHGKTVKIHHSEESKIHTSSKNMKGTVGGKQPDKIWMDKTKTDKHLADINNEGEFSQMTQQAMDQRKQYLNRVAFKCTERESICLSKLDNSLRKPKNGTERSQENKPKSFIPVKDATEKPTMLEFKLCPDALLENRNFGEEGKKLKPPPRKEQAPVQDKNVLPKSKLPKRSVSADGLETLQNTVKDSKAMFQTYKKMYMEKRSRSLGNSP; encoded by the coding sequence ATGAATTGGAATGCAAAACCGGAGAGTGCTACGATGCCATCTTCATATCCTAAAAGCCAGTCATCTTTTTTGCAGCAGGCTTTAATAAACCCACTTGCCTCAGCATCTCAAAATTATTTCAACTATCCTGGAAGTAACCAAGAAGCATGCATGTATTCCAGTAATTCAGTTCCGATTTCACAGCCGCTGCTCAACATCAAAAATTATACAGCTCCTCAACAAATCTCTGTTTCTGATATGCTTAATGGGACAAGTATGGCCTCACAAACTTCTGTAGAaagaaaaacatacacaaatgCTCAAGGACCCAAACAACTAAATCACAATTTGCAAATGACTTCAGGAGTTACACAAAATGCACGGTTGAACTCACAAGTGAGGAATCCTATGCTTTCTCATACAGGAGCATCTGTTGTATCTAATCAAACTGGGGTAACTGTTGTATCTAAtcagactggttttggagctaaTAGGTCCAACATTAATACACTACAGAATCAATTTGTACCATCAGATACCTATTCTCTGCAGCTACAGACAATCCCTTCTAATTCTGTAAGAGTTCCTGTAACTTACCAAGGAAATCAAGGACTTAACCCATCTTTACCAGAGCAACAAGTTGACTGGGGACACCACCATACAGCTAATGGATTGGCATTTCCAGACAACAGATCACTTCCAAAGCAATACTGTTACTCACAGCAAAGCTTTTTGCAAGATACTACACTTCAGAAACGAAACCCCATGCTATCTGCGTTGTTAGAAGTTAAAAATAGTCAGTTTACAAATCCTGCACTGTGTTTGCAGTCACAGCAGAATGTACCTGTACAGTCACAGCAATATGCAGTTACTCAAATTGATAATAGACCCCCTCCTCCTAGTTATGACTGTATATATGCAAGGCACCCTTTGCAGAATACTCAGCAAGTTAGTAAACACTTACCTATGGAAGTTCCTCAAAATCAAGAAACACACTTATCTGAAATACTGAAAGACCTTTTTAGTGGCTTTCAGCAACAGTGGCAAAACCCTGATAAAGAAGTCAGGACGATTGGAAATTTTAGTAGTTTGAAAGTAAATGGCAATGTAAATCAGCCTGCTAATAAGCCAGTTAGATCTCTTGTGGATGGTGTTCAGACTTTTGCTCAAAATAATCAAGATAAAAGAATGGATTCTGGCACTTCAACCTCAAATCCAGTACTGGACACAAATGTCACAAAAGAAGGATTAGTGcgtgattttaaaaaattggtaaaCACAAGAAAGAAACTGTTGGAGCTTgcaagaaaaatcaaaataaatcaaaatcttttgatggcagcaggttgtAGTAAAGCAACTAATACCTCTCATGGTGAATCAGCTCAGAATTCTGAATTATCTCTGAAACAGACTTCCAGAATTCAGTCAGGGCTGCAGGTAACCCCAGTAACTCCAGGGATTTCAGGATGTCAGCCATCAACTGTAATGAAATCTGCAGAAGAAACAAATAGAACGCGGTGTACGTTGAATTCCAGTATTCAGGAAATGAATTGCAAAAAGTTTAACCAAGACAATTCTATTTTACTAAATTCTGGCTGTTCGGAAAAGTTGCCAATGCCAGACCAGTCTCATAATTTGCAAGCTTTAACTTCTTTAAAGACATCAGCTGTTGAGATTACCCAGACAACGTTAAATAATACCCAGTTTTCATCAGAAAATGTCAGAGGTGACCAAAATCTGCCAACAAATCCTGAAACAGTTCCTGCCCCTCAGTCAGTGCTTTTTCAGGAATATGTTTCAAAATATCCAAATAAAAATACCCTACTCCGATTCCTTATGCCTGAAGATAAAACTGAGAATAAATCAATACAAAATGGTAATGAAACTATTcaagaccctaaaccaaagagtTTTGAAATTAATCAGAATACCCACATCACTGGTAACctaccaaatttgaaaaccatgGAAACTCAGTGTACTTCTAATGAAAATACCAAGGTTTCAGACAAGTCTTTTTTTCTTGATCTTAAATCCTCGACAAATGGAATATCTTCTAAAAGTGACAGTCACTGTTCCATGGAATTGCTAGCAACATGTCTTTCTCTGTGGAAAAAGCAGCCTTCAGAGCctgcagaagaaaaacaggataaCGAGTCCAGAACAAACAGAATAACAATTTGCATTTCAAAACCTGCAGAAGTCTGTGAGAAGAGTCCTTGCACAGTTGTAGGAGGTTCTCACAATAAAACGTTAAATAATGTAGAACAAGAAACAACTTTGCCAATGGGAGTGCAGAATTATGAGTCTTCAGGTGCAAGTATAACAAAGGGATCAGAACTTCAGATTGCTGTGGTGTCACCTTTAATTCTTTCAAATATCAAAACAATATCTTTCAAGGGACTAACACGTGAAGCGTTACTTAAAACAATGTATCCAGTTATTAAAGAAGGTAGTGTTTGTAGCTTACAAGATCAGCTGACAGAAAATACAAGCATAACTCCTTTGAAACCAAATGTTAATGAACTGGTAGCAAGTACTACATCATCAACTAAGGTTTCTCCACTAATTCAGAAGGCAAAGCAGGACAAGTCAACTAATTGTAATTCAGAAGGTGTACCTAATACCAATCAGGGAAAGCATATCGAATCAAAATTGGATGTCCACACTTTGGCAAATGTAGATATCTCAATCTATCCAGATGTGAGCGGCAGTCACCAAGTCTTGGATGAATCAAGGGGCAGCACTGTTGTGAGTGGTGATACATTACAGATTGTCAACATTTGTTCTCTTGTTGAAGGTGATGTATCTTATAATTCCCAAATAGCAAAGATATTCAACTCTCCCTCTTTGGATAAGGTTGAGCCACAGAAACCTTGTTTGCCTGATCATCAAGTGATTAGTTGTAGGCAACAGAAAGAACAATTAGATAAAACTACAGAAAATGAAAACTTTAATTTTCAAAAAGAGAAGATTGTACAGGTCACAGATGTTTCCCCTATGATAACTGATCAGCCAGAGTCATTGCTACCTTCAGAACCATCATTGAAGTATGTTAAAGCAAATGGAGAAGCCATAGAGGAAAACAAATTGGAATGTATCACTAACAAAGAAATCATGACTAGCGATGTGTATTCTTCAGCTGTTATTCAACAGGGTAGTCCAGAAATTGATACACCCTGCAATTATATTGCTCAAGATCCTACAAGCAATGAGATTCTCAATGATGATACATCCGTCTTATACCTACACGATCAGCTGTCAGAACTTTTAAAAGAGTTTCCATATGGGATTGAAGCTGTAAACTCACGTGAAGGTTCTGTGGGCCAACAAATAACAGAGCAAGTaacaaaagatcaaagttgtGACAAAACTGTTTCTGATTCCCAAGACTCAACATCAACAGACCAGATAAAAATTACAATAATGAGCTCAGAGCAGATGAAAGAATTATTTCCTGAACAGGTTGATCAACTCAGTGATGATGACAAATTCAGAGAACCTCAGAAGGAAAAGCCTATCATGAAAGTAGAGAGCCAGTATGATCCAAAAGCACATCCAGAAGGAGAAAGTCATGACTCTGTAGTATCGAACTTACAGAAAGACGATATCCATTGCTGCGCATTGGGTTGGCTCTCTATGATTTATGATGGAGTACCGCAATGTCAGTGTAATTccattaagaacttggctacaaaggaagaaaaaacaaaagatcaGTGTTCCCCTTTGGAGACCAACAAGTGTAGACAAGAAGAGAGAACCTCTGATAGAGACATCCCTGATGCTGAATGTAATAGTGCTCCAAGTAAGGATCTGAAGGCTCCTCTGACTCTTCCAGATGGGAAGAATTGTTTTCCTGAAATAAAACAAGAGAATGTAAGAGataacaccaaaacaaaacataataaCTCActaaagacaggaaaagaattgCCTAGTCAGTTTTCATCTGTGTGTGATAAAAAACTAGATCCCTTGCAAagtcacaaaagaaaaagaaaacttcagttCCATGAGGTAACTTTTCACTCCAGTAACAAATTGATGAAATTTTGTGAGCAAGATACTCGAGAAAGCCTGCAGAAGAAACACATAGCACAAAACTCACGCCCACTAAAAGCAAAGACAGTTATTTTGACAAATAAAAATAGAGATCTGTACAAGAAGAATGGTTCTTTGATACAGACAATATCACCAGAAAAGATAAAATTGAAATTCAGAGCGGGTGGCTCCAGATACAAACTTTTGGAAAACAGGAAGATAGACCAAGGAAACATATTTGatatagagagaaagaagaagaaacatgATAAACGAGAGCAGAGTAAAAATGCAGGAAGTTCGTTCAAATTATGTAATTCTTTGTCAAACTCAAATGAAAGAACCAGTATTAAAGAAAAGACAGTATCAATAGAGGTAAAATCTACGAACCTGGAAATCAATATCCACAGAAGTTTAATGAAATCTTCAAATTCAAATATTAAGTCCTCAGACTCAAAGGATATGTCATGTAAAATTTTAACACCAAAGGAATATTTACAAAGGCAAAAGCATAAAGAAGCAATGGGTAACAAGGTGTCAAAGAAAAACTGTGTAattgagaaaattaaaaatgtgCCATGTACTTCTGAATACATAACTCTTACTAGACATTCCACAGGAATAGAAAGTTGTAGGAAATCAAATGAGAAACATGGTAGCATTGCACAGACTTCAAAAGAATCATTAAATTTTTTAACAAGCCATGGTAAAACCGTCAAAATCCACCATTCTGAGGAGTCTAAAATACACACAAGTTCAAAGAATATGAAAGGAACAGTTGGTGGAAAGCAACCTGATAAAATTTGgatggataaaaccaaaacagaCAAGCACTTAGCCGATATAAATAATGAAGGTGAATTCAGTCAAATGACTCAACAAGCAATGGATCAAAGGAAACAATACCTGAACAGAGTCGCATTTAAATGCACTGAACGGGAAAGCATTTGTCTCTCAAAATTAGACAATTCCCTCAGGAAGCCTAAAAATGGCACCGAGAGGAGCCAGGAAAATAAACCTAAAAGCTTTATACCCGTGAAAGATGCCACAGAGAAGCCGACAATGCTGGAGTTTAAGTTGTGCCCAGATGCACTGCTTGAGAATAGAAACTTTGGCGAAGAAGGGAAGAAGCTGAAGCCTCCTCCTAGGAAAGAACAAGCACCTGTACAAG